Proteins encoded together in one Hevea brasiliensis isolate MT/VB/25A 57/8 chromosome 16, ASM3005281v1, whole genome shotgun sequence window:
- the LOC110634410 gene encoding uncharacterized protein LOC110634410 — protein MSSQQQEREKDVQSTNPHGLREMVEEQYKKIRENAETYPYVWASYIVVYGGFALWTTYRWRKLRKTEDRVRALQERLRKLVDSQDSATSSTLEKAPPSIDKSKCPK, from the coding sequence ATGTCTAGTCAGCAGCAGGAAAGAGAAAAGGATGTGCAAAGCACAAATCCCCATGGTTTGAGAGAAATGGTAGAAGAACAGTACAAAAAAATCAGAGAGAATGCAGAAACTTATCCATATGTATGGGCATCATATATTGTAGTATACGGTGGTTTTGCCTTGTGGACTACCTATAGGTGGAGAAAACTTCGAAAGACTGAGGACAGAGTACGAGCTCTTCAAGAAAGACTCCGCAAACTTGTTGATTCTCAGGACTCTGCAACTTCATCAACTCTTGAAAAGGCTCCTCCTTCTATTGATAAATCCAAATGCCCCAAATAG